A region of Nerophis ophidion isolate RoL-2023_Sa linkage group LG28, RoL_Noph_v1.0, whole genome shotgun sequence DNA encodes the following proteins:
- the LOC133545347 gene encoding zinc finger protein 391-like isoform X1 yields MCERTRAKYEEDLCPTKEEKERQHQLLDAVFKKHQVVLHRTDVQQPPHIKEEEEEVWITQEEECLLGQEEADLSKFPLTVVSVKTEEHEDKPPESSQLHHSPNVCEEQLLPEKQECSFGMVKEDPSKRKTRRHESSGVSSSSLTQALPCKKEEEDSLTPHIKEEEEEHSISQEGDHLEGLVEFPVTGVPVKSEDDEVKGEGEERREAEPPSSSSTQHMTTEADGDHCGGSQADKLLAPLSDSEDTTSHSPDTDDEDSKDDKTCHTDNTHFKCSHCDKTFKLPCYLKRHMRIHTGEKPFICSICGKSFTHSQHLIRHMRTHTGEKPFSCLTCGKGFTHSHDLKVHIRTHTGEKPFSCSICGKGFTQSQTLKRHMRTHTGEKLHSCSICNRSFCQRSTLRTHMRRHSGEKVLSCSVCGEILSFKKQCKKHKCADENSRSN; encoded by the exons atgtgcgaaagaaccagagcaaagtatgaggaagacctttgtccaacaaaagaggagaaggagcgacaacatcaactactggacgctgttttcaagaaacatcaagttgtgttacacagaacag acgtccagcagccccctcacattaaagaggaagaggaggaagtgtggatcactcaggaggaagagtgtcttctagggcaggaggaggctgatctcagcaagtttccactgactgttgtctctgtgaagactgaagagcatgaagacaaaccacctgagtcctcacagcttcatcatagtccaa ATGTCTGTGAAGAACAACTTCTGCCTGAAAAACAAGAGTGTAGCTTTgggatggtgaaggaggatccatCAAAGAGGAAGACCAGGCGCCACGAATCTTCTGGcgtctcctcttcctctttgacacaggcccttccctgtaaaaaggaagaggaagactcactgaccccccacattaaagaggaagaggaagaacacagcatcagtcaggagggagatcatcttgaaggactggtggagttcccagtgactggtgtccctgtgaagagtgaagatgatgaggtcaaaggtgaaggtGAGGAGAGGAGAGAGgcagagcctccaagcagcagctcaacacaacacatgacaacagaagctgatggagaccactgtggaggatcacaagcagacaagctcttagctccactatcagatagtgaggacacaacgtcacactctcctgacactgatgatgaagactctaaagatgataagacatgtcacactgacaacactcacttcaaatgttctcactgtgacaaaacctttaaattgCCTTgttatctgaaaagacacatgagaatacacactggagaaaaaccttttatatgttcaatctgtggtaaaagttttacacacAGTCAACATTTgataagacacatgagaacacacactggagaaaaacctttttcctgtttaacctgtggtaaaggttttacacacagtcatgatttgaaagtacacattagaacacacactggtgaaaaacctttttcctgttcaatctgtggaaaaggttttacacaaagtcagactttgaaaagacacatgagaacacacactggtgaaaaattacattcctgttcaatctgcaacagaagcttttgtcaaCGATCAACCCTTAgaacacacatgagaagacactcaggagagaaagtgttgagttgcagtgtgtgtggtgaaatatTATCTTTTAagaagcagtgtaagaaacacaagtgtgctgatGAGAACAGCAGGAGCAattga
- the LOC133545318 gene encoding gastrula zinc finger protein XlCGF57.1-like isoform X2 yields MCERTMAKDEEELWPRKEEKERQHQLLDVYYKKHQVVLHRTDVCEEQLLPEKQGCSIRMALPCKKEEEDSLTPHIKEEQEEHSISQEGDQFEGLVEFPVTGVLVKSEDDEVKGESEEKREAEPPSSSSTQHMTTEADGDHCGGSQADKLLAPLSDSEDTTSHSPDTDEDSKDDKTCHTDNTHLNCSHCDKKFKTHIHLKRHMKTHTGKKPFSCSICGLSFTRKDNMKDHTTTHKGEKPFSCSLCDSRYARSRDLKKHLKRHTGENLFKCSVCNSSFVEDEHLKRHMRTHTGEKPFTCSLCSKGFAQSQNLKVHMRTHTGEKPFSCLTCRSSFTRNEYLKVHMRTHTGEKPFFCSICGKSFTKKNVLNEHMPIHTGKKPFTCSICGKSFTHSQSLKKHTILHTGEKPFICSICSKGFAQSHNLKVHMRTHTGEKLFSCLVCGKSFAESQNLKKHTITHTGEKSHSCSICNRSFGQRSTLRTHMRTHPGEKVLSCSVCGERFSFKYQCKKHKCAGENRIE; encoded by the exons atgtgcgaaagaacgatggcAAAGgacgaggaggaactttggccaagaaaagaggagaaggagcgacaacatcaactactggatgtttattataagaaacatcaagttgtgttacacagaacag ATGTCTGTGAAGAGCAACTTTTGCCTGAAAAACAGGGGTGTAGCATCAGGATG GcccttccctgtaaaaaggaagaggaagactcactgaccccccacattaaagaggaacagGAGGAACACAGTATCAGTCAGGAGGGGGATCAATTTGAAGGActggtggagttcccagtgactggtgtccttgtgaagagtgaagatgatgaggtcaaaggtgaaagtgaggagaagagagaggcggagcctccaagcagcagctcaacacaacacatgacaacagaagctgatggagaccactgtggaggatcacaagcagacaagctcttagctccactatcagatagtgaggacacaacgtcacactctcctgacaccgatgaagactctaaagatgataagacatgtcacactgacaacactcacttgaattgttctcactgtgacaaaaaatTTAAAACCCATAttcatctgaaaagacacatgaaaacacacactggaaaGAAAccattttcttgttcaatctgtggcttaTCTTTTACAAGGAAGGACAATATGAAAGATCACACAACAACACATAAAGGAGAAAAACCGTTTTCATGTTCTTTGTGTGATTCAAGATATGCACGAAGTCGAGATTTGAAAAAACACCTGAaaagacacactggagaaaaccttTTTAAGTGTTCTGTGTGTAATTCAAGTTTTGTCGAAGatgaacatttgaaaagacacatgagaacacacacaggagaaaaaccttttacctgtTCACTCTgcagtaaaggttttgcacaaagtcaaaatttgaaagtacacatgagaacacacactggtgaaaaacctttttcctgtttaaCCTGTCGCTCATCTTTTACAAGGAATGaatatttgaaagtgcacatgagaacacacactggtgaaaaaccttttttctgttcaatctgtggtaaaagttttacaaaaaaaaatgtgttaaatgaacacatgccaatacacactggaaaaaaaccttttacctgttcaatctgtggtaaaagttttacacacagtcagagtttgaaaaaacacacaattttacacactggtgaaaaaccttttatctgttcaatctgcagtaaaggttttgcacaaagtcacaatttgaaagtacacatgagaacacacactggtgaaaaactgttttcctgtttagtctgtggtaaaagttttgctgaaagtcaaaatttaaaaaaacacacaataacacacactggtgaaaaatctcattcttgttcaatctgcaacagaagctttggtcAACGATCAACCCTTagaacacacatgagaacacatccaggagagaaagtgttgagttgcagtgtgtgtggtgaaagattctcttttAAGTACCAGTgcaagaaacacaagtgtgctggtgagaatagaatagaatag
- the LOC133545318 gene encoding gastrula zinc finger protein XlCGF57.1-like isoform X1 has translation MCERTMAKDEEELWPRKEEKERQHQLLDVYYKKHQVVLHRTDVCEEQLLPEKQGCSIRMVKEDPSKRTTKCNGPSGIYFSSLTQALPCKKEEEDSLTPHIKEEQEEHSISQEGDQFEGLVEFPVTGVLVKSEDDEVKGESEEKREAEPPSSSSTQHMTTEADGDHCGGSQADKLLAPLSDSEDTTSHSPDTDEDSKDDKTCHTDNTHLNCSHCDKKFKTHIHLKRHMKTHTGKKPFSCSICGLSFTRKDNMKDHTTTHKGEKPFSCSLCDSRYARSRDLKKHLKRHTGENLFKCSVCNSSFVEDEHLKRHMRTHTGEKPFTCSLCSKGFAQSQNLKVHMRTHTGEKPFSCLTCRSSFTRNEYLKVHMRTHTGEKPFFCSICGKSFTKKNVLNEHMPIHTGKKPFTCSICGKSFTHSQSLKKHTILHTGEKPFICSICSKGFAQSHNLKVHMRTHTGEKLFSCLVCGKSFAESQNLKKHTITHTGEKSHSCSICNRSFGQRSTLRTHMRTHPGEKVLSCSVCGERFSFKYQCKKHKCAGENRIE, from the exons atgtgcgaaagaacgatggcAAAGgacgaggaggaactttggccaagaaaagaggagaaggagcgacaacatcaactactggatgtttattataagaaacatcaagttgtgttacacagaacag ATGTCTGTGAAGAGCAACTTTTGCCTGAAAAACAGGGGTGTAGCATCAGGATGGTAAAGGAAGATCCTTCAAAAAGGACGACCAAATGCAATGGACCCTCTGGCATCTACTTTTCTTCTTTGACACAGGcccttccctgtaaaaaggaagaggaagactcactgaccccccacattaaagaggaacagGAGGAACACAGTATCAGTCAGGAGGGGGATCAATTTGAAGGActggtggagttcccagtgactggtgtccttgtgaagagtgaagatgatgaggtcaaaggtgaaagtgaggagaagagagaggcggagcctccaagcagcagctcaacacaacacatgacaacagaagctgatggagaccactgtggaggatcacaagcagacaagctcttagctccactatcagatagtgaggacacaacgtcacactctcctgacaccgatgaagactctaaagatgataagacatgtcacactgacaacactcacttgaattgttctcactgtgacaaaaaatTTAAAACCCATAttcatctgaaaagacacatgaaaacacacactggaaaGAAAccattttcttgttcaatctgtggcttaTCTTTTACAAGGAAGGACAATATGAAAGATCACACAACAACACATAAAGGAGAAAAACCGTTTTCATGTTCTTTGTGTGATTCAAGATATGCACGAAGTCGAGATTTGAAAAAACACCTGAaaagacacactggagaaaaccttTTTAAGTGTTCTGTGTGTAATTCAAGTTTTGTCGAAGatgaacatttgaaaagacacatgagaacacacacaggagaaaaaccttttacctgtTCACTCTgcagtaaaggttttgcacaaagtcaaaatttgaaagtacacatgagaacacacactggtgaaaaacctttttcctgtttaaCCTGTCGCTCATCTTTTACAAGGAATGaatatttgaaagtgcacatgagaacacacactggtgaaaaaccttttttctgttcaatctgtggtaaaagttttacaaaaaaaaatgtgttaaatgaacacatgccaatacacactggaaaaaaaccttttacctgttcaatctgtggtaaaagttttacacacagtcagagtttgaaaaaacacacaattttacacactggtgaaaaaccttttatctgttcaatctgcagtaaaggttttgcacaaagtcacaatttgaaagtacacatgagaacacacactggtgaaaaactgttttcctgtttagtctgtggtaaaagttttgctgaaagtcaaaatttaaaaaaacacacaataacacacactggtgaaaaatctcattcttgttcaatctgcaacagaagctttggtcAACGATCAACCCTTagaacacacatgagaacacatccaggagagaaagtgttgagttgcagtgtgtgtggtgaaagattctcttttAAGTACCAGTgcaagaaacacaagtgtgctggtgagaatagaatagaatag